One Thermococcus kodakarensis KOD1 genomic window carries:
- a CDS encoding 3-methyl-2-oxobutanoate dehydrogenase subunit beta produces the protein MEIPEQIKKKLTLPAEEHFYAGHTACQGCGAALGLRYVLKAYGRKTIFAIPACCSTIIAGAWPYNTLGANLFQTAFETTGAVLGGIEAALKARGIKVKGEDGVMIVGWAGDGGTADIGLQALSGFLERGHDALYIMYDNEAYMNTGIQRSSSTPYGAWTTNTPGGKRHFLEKRHKKKVIDIVIAHEIPYAATASVAYPEDFIRKLKTAQKTPGPSFIQLFAPCPTGWRSPTDKSIEIARLAVQTAYFPLFEYKEGKYRINMPNPKKEPKPIEEFLKLQGRFKYMTKEDIQVLQEWVLREWEKLKKLAEVFG, from the coding sequence ATGGAGATTCCCGAGCAGATTAAGAAAAAGCTCACGCTCCCGGCGGAGGAGCACTTCTATGCCGGTCACACGGCCTGCCAGGGCTGTGGGGCTGCACTCGGGCTGAGGTACGTCCTCAAGGCCTACGGCAGGAAGACGATATTCGCAATCCCGGCCTGCTGTTCAACAATTATAGCCGGTGCTTGGCCCTACAACACCCTGGGTGCCAACCTGTTCCAGACGGCCTTTGAGACGACTGGTGCCGTCCTGGGCGGCATCGAGGCCGCTTTGAAGGCCAGGGGCATAAAGGTCAAGGGCGAAGACGGCGTCATGATCGTCGGCTGGGCCGGCGACGGTGGAACCGCTGACATTGGCCTTCAGGCACTCTCGGGCTTCCTTGAGAGGGGCCACGATGCTCTCTACATCATGTACGACAACGAGGCCTACATGAACACTGGAATCCAGAGGTCAAGTTCAACCCCCTACGGAGCATGGACGACCAACACCCCCGGAGGAAAGAGGCACTTCCTCGAGAAGAGGCACAAGAAGAAGGTCATAGACATCGTCATAGCCCACGAGATTCCCTACGCGGCAACTGCAAGCGTTGCCTACCCTGAGGACTTCATAAGGAAGCTCAAAACAGCTCAGAAGACTCCAGGCCCGAGCTTCATCCAGCTCTTCGCCCCGTGCCCGACCGGCTGGCGCTCACCCACCGACAAGAGCATTGAGATAGCCAGACTTGCCGTTCAGACGGCCTACTTCCCGCTCTTCGAGTACAAGGAGGGCAAGTACAGGATTAACATGCCAAACCCGAAGAAGGAGCCAAAGCCGATCGAGGAGTTCCTCAAGCTCCAGGGTCGCTTTAAGTATATGACCAAGGAGGACATCCAAGTTCTCCAGGAGTGGGTGCTCCGCGAGTGGGAGAAGCTCAAGAAGCTCGCCGAGGTCTTCGGCTGA
- the porA gene encoding pyruvate synthase subunit PorA, translating to MPIRTVMKANEAAAWAAKLAKPKVIAAFPITPSTLVPEKISEFVANGELDAEFIKVESEHSAISACVGASAAGVRTFTATASQGLALMHEILFIAAGMRLPIVIAVGNRALSAPINIWNDWQDTISERDTGWLQFYAENNQEALDLILIAFKVAEDERVLLPAMVGFDAFILTHTVEPVEIPDQEVVDEFLGEYEPKHAYLDPERPITQGTLAFPAHYMEARYTVWEANENAKKVIDEVFAEFEKKFGRKYQKVEEYRTEDAEIIFVTMGSLAGTLKEYVDHLREKGLKVGAAKLTVYRPFPTEEVRELAKKAKVLALLEKNVTFSVGGALFQDFSRALVNLDERPKIVDFILGLGGRDVTFKDLDEALAIAQKALNGEEFDEVNWIGLRKEIL from the coding sequence ATGCCGATAAGAACCGTTATGAAGGCAAACGAGGCTGCCGCCTGGGCGGCCAAGCTGGCCAAGCCCAAGGTTATCGCGGCCTTCCCCATTACCCCGTCAACGCTCGTTCCAGAGAAGATTAGTGAATTCGTCGCCAACGGGGAGCTCGACGCCGAGTTCATCAAGGTCGAGAGCGAGCACTCAGCTATCTCCGCCTGTGTTGGTGCCAGCGCCGCTGGGGTTAGAACATTCACAGCAACCGCTTCCCAGGGTCTCGCCCTGATGCACGAAATACTCTTCATCGCCGCTGGAATGCGCCTTCCGATAGTCATCGCCGTTGGAAACCGTGCCCTTTCAGCCCCGATCAACATCTGGAACGACTGGCAGGACACGATAAGCGAGCGCGATACTGGATGGCTCCAGTTCTACGCCGAGAACAACCAGGAAGCTCTGGACCTCATACTCATAGCCTTCAAGGTAGCCGAGGACGAAAGGGTTCTCCTTCCGGCAATGGTTGGCTTCGACGCGTTCATCCTGACCCACACAGTTGAGCCAGTTGAGATTCCCGACCAGGAGGTCGTCGACGAGTTCCTCGGTGAGTACGAGCCGAAGCACGCCTACCTCGATCCGGAGAGACCGATAACCCAGGGCACCCTCGCCTTCCCGGCCCACTACATGGAGGCCAGATACACCGTCTGGGAGGCCAACGAGAATGCAAAGAAGGTCATCGACGAGGTCTTCGCCGAGTTCGAGAAGAAGTTCGGTAGAAAATACCAGAAGGTCGAGGAGTACAGGACTGAGGACGCAGAGATAATCTTCGTCACCATGGGTTCACTCGCCGGAACCCTCAAGGAGTACGTTGACCACCTCAGGGAGAAGGGCCTCAAGGTCGGCGCTGCGAAGCTCACCGTTTACAGGCCGTTCCCGACCGAAGAAGTCAGGGAGCTCGCCAAGAAGGCCAAGGTTCTCGCGCTCCTTGAGAAGAACGTCACCTTCAGCGTTGGTGGAGCACTCTTCCAGGACTTCAGCAGGGCCCTCGTCAACCTTGACGAGAGGCCGAAGATCGTCGACTTCATCCTCGGCCTCGGTGGCAGGGACGTCACATTCAAGGACCTCGACGAGGCACTGGCCATAGCCCAGAAGGCCCTCAACGGTGAGGAGTTTGATGAGGTCAACTGGATCGGCCTGAGGAAGGAGATACTGTGA
- a CDS encoding cysteine desulfurase — MKIPDDIRKDIPLTSEVIYFDNTATSLTPKPVIEAMDEYYLKYRANVHRGVHRLSQIATHKYEESRKVVADFINAKFEEIVFTKNTSESLNLVALGLEHIFEKGDKIVTTPYEHHSDLLPWQRLAKKKGLRLEFIEGDLEGNLDLADAEKKIKGAKLVAVQHVSNALGVIHEVEELGKMAKEEGAIFVVDAAQSAGHMEVDVKKLYADFLGFSGHKGPMGPTGIGVLYINSEFFDVFEPPLIGGGTIEDVDLDSYKLAEPPERFEAGTPNIGGAIGLAAGIRYIERIGIEKIEKQEHKLVKRTTEGLDELEVPWYGPRNLKKHAGVVSFNVPPLHPHDVAAILDEHNIMVRSGHHCALPAMKKLGVEGTVRASFHVYNSVEEVETFLSVMENLIRGLRG; from the coding sequence ATGAAGATACCGGACGATATTAGAAAGGACATACCGCTCACGAGCGAGGTCATTTACTTTGACAACACCGCCACATCACTCACACCAAAGCCAGTCATCGAGGCAATGGATGAGTACTACCTGAAGTACCGCGCCAACGTCCACAGGGGCGTCCACAGGCTCTCGCAGATAGCGACTCACAAGTACGAGGAGAGCAGAAAGGTCGTGGCGGACTTCATCAACGCGAAGTTCGAGGAGATAGTCTTCACCAAGAACACGAGCGAGAGCCTCAACCTCGTCGCCCTCGGGCTGGAGCACATCTTTGAGAAGGGAGACAAGATAGTGACCACACCGTACGAGCACCACTCAGACCTACTCCCCTGGCAGAGGCTCGCGAAGAAGAAGGGCCTCAGGCTGGAGTTCATAGAGGGCGACCTGGAGGGGAACCTCGACCTCGCCGATGCCGAGAAGAAGATCAAGGGAGCGAAGCTCGTGGCAGTTCAGCATGTCTCGAACGCCCTTGGAGTAATCCACGAGGTCGAGGAGCTTGGAAAGATGGCGAAGGAGGAGGGCGCGATATTCGTTGTTGATGCGGCCCAGAGTGCTGGCCATATGGAGGTTGATGTGAAAAAGCTCTACGCTGACTTTCTGGGCTTTTCTGGCCACAAGGGACCGATGGGACCGACTGGGATTGGTGTCCTCTACATCAACAGCGAGTTCTTCGACGTCTTCGAGCCGCCACTCATAGGAGGGGGAACAATCGAGGACGTTGACCTTGACTCTTACAAGCTGGCAGAGCCGCCGGAGCGCTTTGAGGCGGGAACGCCGAACATTGGAGGGGCCATAGGCCTCGCCGCTGGGATCCGCTACATCGAGAGGATTGGAATAGAGAAGATCGAAAAACAGGAGCACAAGCTGGTGAAGCGCACAACAGAAGGCCTTGACGAGCTTGAGGTTCCATGGTACGGGCCGCGGAACCTGAAAAAGCACGCTGGCGTCGTCAGTTTCAACGTCCCGCCGCTACATCCTCACGACGTTGCCGCTATACTCGACGAGCACAACATCATGGTTCGCTCCGGTCACCACTGCGCCCTGCCCGCGATGAAGAAGCTCGGAGTGGAGGGAACTGTTAGGGCTTCATTCCACGTCTACAACAGCGTTGAGGAGGTCGAGACGTTTCTGAGCGTTATGGAGAATCTGATAAGAGGTTTGAGAGGTTAA
- the porB gene encoding pyruvate synthase subunit PorB — MAVRKPPITTREYWAPGHAACAGCGCATALKLATKAFSEAMEEKYGDPNAFAIAQATGCMEVVSAVFPYTAWKVPWVHVAFENAAAAASGVEAAWKKIGRKGKILAIGGDGGTADIGLQALSGMLERRHNVVYLMYDNEAYMNTGIQRSSSTPYGAWTTTSPPGKYSIGEDKPKKWVALIAAAHQVPYVATASIGNPFDFVRKMKKAAKVDGPAFVQVHCTCPTGWKSPLEKGVEIARLAIETGVWPLFEIENGDFFNIKIQPPGGGAKVTREGGRIVAIEFKKPIEEYLKLQGRFKHLFKRPEAIDELREQIKAMWKTLGVDVTLPKLEE; from the coding sequence ATGGCCGTTAGGAAACCCCCGATTACCACTCGCGAGTACTGGGCGCCTGGTCACGCCGCCTGTGCCGGCTGTGGCTGTGCCACCGCTCTCAAGCTCGCCACCAAGGCCTTCAGCGAGGCCATGGAGGAGAAATACGGTGATCCCAATGCATTCGCCATAGCCCAGGCCACAGGCTGTATGGAGGTCGTTTCGGCAGTCTTCCCGTACACCGCTTGGAAGGTCCCCTGGGTGCACGTCGCTTTCGAGAACGCCGCGGCCGCTGCCAGCGGTGTTGAAGCGGCCTGGAAGAAGATCGGCAGAAAGGGTAAGATACTTGCCATCGGTGGAGACGGTGGAACAGCCGACATCGGTCTCCAGGCCCTCTCGGGAATGCTCGAGAGGAGGCACAACGTCGTCTACCTCATGTACGACAACGAGGCCTACATGAACACTGGAATCCAGAGGTCAAGTTCAACCCCCTACGGTGCTTGGACCACCACCTCACCGCCCGGAAAGTACTCAATCGGTGAGGACAAGCCCAAGAAGTGGGTCGCCCTCATCGCTGCTGCCCACCAGGTTCCGTACGTTGCCACCGCGAGCATCGGCAACCCCTTCGACTTCGTCAGGAAGATGAAGAAGGCCGCTAAGGTCGATGGTCCGGCTTTCGTCCAGGTTCACTGCACCTGCCCGACCGGATGGAAGAGCCCGCTCGAGAAGGGTGTCGAGATAGCTCGCCTTGCCATCGAGACCGGCGTCTGGCCGCTCTTCGAGATCGAGAACGGCGACTTCTTCAACATCAAGATCCAGCCGCCCGGAGGAGGCGCCAAGGTCACCCGCGAGGGCGGCAGGATAGTCGCCATAGAGTTCAAGAAGCCCATCGAGGAGTACCTCAAGCTCCAGGGCAGGTTCAAGCACCTCTTCAAGAGGCCTGAGGCAATCGATGAGCTGCGCGAGCAGATCAAGGCCATGTGGAAGACCCTCGGCGTTGATGTCACCCTCCCGAAGCTGGAGGAGTGA
- the porD gene encoding pyruvate synthase subunit PorD, translating into MAESPFKADIERVQKEYSEKMTPGAIAYIPGSSVINKTGSWRVFMPEFNRDKCTRCYLCYIYCPEPAIYLDEEGYPVFDYDYCKGCGICANECPVDAIVMVRETK; encoded by the coding sequence ATGGCTGAGAGTCCGTTTAAGGCCGATATTGAGAGGGTTCAGAAGGAGTACAGCGAAAAGATGACGCCCGGAGCGATAGCTTACATCCCGGGAAGCAGCGTTATCAACAAGACAGGTTCCTGGAGAGTTTTTATGCCTGAATTCAACCGCGACAAGTGCACTCGCTGCTACCTCTGCTATATCTACTGCCCGGAGCCGGCTATCTACCTCGATGAGGAAGGCTACCCGGTCTTTGACTACGACTACTGTAAGGGCTGTGGCATCTGCGCCAACGAATGCCCTGTTGATGCCATAGTTATGGTTAGGGAGACCAAGTGA